A window of the Henckelia pumila isolate YLH828 chromosome 3, ASM3356847v2, whole genome shotgun sequence genome harbors these coding sequences:
- the LOC140892691 gene encoding serine/threonine-protein phosphatase 7 long form homolog isoform X1, whose product MTENVDNVLYLQDRHILNNINAENMDSLIPPRRSDRSLWALYSEGIHHRVRLCLARMGFYGILQCGPIKYYDHHLLTAMVERWHRETHTFHLPVGETTITLQDVAMIWGLNIDGIPITGADTAYTKNELQQRCLYWLGFMPEDNKIKGGHLSLGAIRKHCLDHMIQDDSTDDDVAKYSRCVALLIIGVCMFPDSESSAVKLMYLPFLQDIDRVNTYSWDSAVLAYLYRELCNTSMESKSDLCGPLQILQIWVWSRITLLTPDRVQQSHLASEQVVDVLQGLPFPPYGAKWKRGFSWVHTVRHSVRVMRDMLDWMVDGHFKWTVYDMESPELSMYLEGDRNLLCRSACPLINFDIIEMHRPERCLRQFGMRQGIPPPATNYDIFHKLTRQGRPNYDWDAFHKQFVDMWTDRYNFVMGGEFFIPGTPDTTLEYISWYRRISHIFVSPTLVPTTMVGYHPIDGRYRQSFEQQYQQQGHVSMSQHPTWTQNEGEAGTSTTNHPRYTQHYGDLRPSTTNTTFYTPPMMSSFRGYDHDFHTTYAGSFTQLLQSDFRPFMHDIRPRLNISPIPFQEYSDIPITEMSVSTVGPGTTPAQPRTEGDEEERYGRGRRTIVRPSCGTGGHRYHRH is encoded by the exons ATGACCGAAAATGTAGATAATGTGTTGTACTTGCAAGATAGACATATTTTGAATAATATCAATGCCGAGAACATGGATTCACTAATACCTCCACGTCGTTCCGATCGTTCTCTATGGGCATTGTATAGTGAAGGAATTCACCATCGTGTTCGCCTATGTTTGGCGCGCATGGGTTTTTATGGTATCTTACAGTGTGGaccaataaaatattatgatcATCACTTGCTTACAGCCATGGTAGAGAGATGGCATCGAGAAACCCACACGTTCCACCTTCCCGTAGGCGAGACCACGATAACCCTACAAGACGTGGCAATGATTTGGGGTTTGAACATCGATGGCATTCCCATCACTGGTGCAGATACCGCGTACACTAAAAATGAGTTGCAGCAACGCTGTTTATATTGGTTGGGTTTCATGCCCGAGGATAATAAAATCAAAGGTGGACACCTTTCCCTCGGCGCTATACGAAAGCACTGTCTTGATCATATGATTCAGGATGACAGCACAGATGACGACGTTGCAAAATATTCTCGTTGTGTGGCATTACTGATTATCGGTGTATGTATGTTTCCGGACTCAGAAAGTTCTGCTGTAAAGCTTATGTATTTACCATTTCTTCAGGACATCGATAGAGTGAATACATATAGCTGGGACTCGGCTGTATTGGCCTATCTTTACCGAGAATTATGCAACACATCCATGGAGTCAAAGAGCGATCTATGTGGGCCTCTCCAAATACTTCAG ATTTGGGTGTGGTCACGGATTACACTTTTAACTCCGGATAGGGTACAACAAAGTCATCTGGCATCGGAGCAAGTTGTCGATGTGCTTCAGGGACTACCGTTCCCACCTTATGGCGCAAA GTGGAAGCGTGGGTTTTCATGGGTGCACACTGTGCGTCATTCTGTTCGTGTAATGAGAGATATGCTTGATTGGATGGTAGACGGACAT TTTAAATGGACCGTATATGATATGGAGTCACCAGAGTTGTCTATGTACCTTGAGGGAGATAGAAATCTCCTATGTCGATCTGCATGTCCTCTGataaattttgatattattGAAATGCACCGACCAGAGAGATGTCTTCGACAATTTGGAATGCGTCAGGGTATTCCCCCACCCGCCACTAACTACGACATATTTCATAAATTGACACGACAAGGGCGACCCAATTACGATTGGGATGCATTTCACAAACAGTTTGTGGATATGTGGACTGATAGATATAATTTTGTCATGGGCGGAGAATTTTTCATACCTGGTACACCTGACACCACGTTGGAGTATATTAGTTGGTACCGGCGTATTTCTCATATTTTTGTATCTCCGACGCTGGTACCTACGACTATGGTTGGATATCATCCCATTGATGGAAGATACCGACAATCTTTT GAACAACAATATCAGCAACAAGGTCATGTGTCTATGTCGCAACATCCAACGTGGACACAAAATGAGGGTGAAGCCGGAACTTCTACGACAAATCATCCCAGGTACACACAACATTATGGGGACCTCAGACCTTCGACAACAAATACTACATTCTATACTCCGCCTATGATGTCGAGTTTTAGAGGGTATGATCATGACTTTCACACCACATATGCTGGTAGTTTTACACAACTTCTACAAAGTGACTTTCGACCATTTATGCATGACATACGCCCTCGATTGAATATATCACCGATCCCATTTCAAGAATATTCTGATATACCAATAACTGAGATGTCTGTGAGTACGGTTGGTCCCGGCACAACTCCTGCACAACCACGGACAGAGGGAGATGAGGAGGAGAGGTATGGTCGTGGTCGCAGAACAATTGTAAGACCTAGTTGCGGCACTGGTGGTCATCGTTATCACCGTCATTGA
- the LOC140892691 gene encoding serine/threonine-protein phosphatase 7 long form homolog isoform X2 produces MESKSDLCGPLQILQIWVWSRITLLTPDRVQQSHLASEQVVDVLQGLPFPPYGAKWKRGFSWVHTVRHSVRVMRDMLDWMVDGHFKWTVYDMESPELSMYLEGDRNLLCRSACPLINFDIIEMHRPERCLRQFGMRQGIPPPATNYDIFHKLTRQGRPNYDWDAFHKQFVDMWTDRYNFVMGGEFFIPGTPDTTLEYISWYRRISHIFVSPTLVPTTMVGYHPIDGRYRQSFEQQYQQQGHVSMSQHPTWTQNEGEAGTSTTNHPRYTQHYGDLRPSTTNTTFYTPPMMSSFRGYDHDFHTTYAGSFTQLLQSDFRPFMHDIRPRLNISPIPFQEYSDIPITEMSVSTVGPGTTPAQPRTEGDEEERYGRGRRTIVRPSCGTGGHRYHRH; encoded by the exons ATGGAGTCAAAGAGCGATCTATGTGGGCCTCTCCAAATACTTCAG ATTTGGGTGTGGTCACGGATTACACTTTTAACTCCGGATAGGGTACAACAAAGTCATCTGGCATCGGAGCAAGTTGTCGATGTGCTTCAGGGACTACCGTTCCCACCTTATGGCGCAAA GTGGAAGCGTGGGTTTTCATGGGTGCACACTGTGCGTCATTCTGTTCGTGTAATGAGAGATATGCTTGATTGGATGGTAGACGGACAT TTTAAATGGACCGTATATGATATGGAGTCACCAGAGTTGTCTATGTACCTTGAGGGAGATAGAAATCTCCTATGTCGATCTGCATGTCCTCTGataaattttgatattattGAAATGCACCGACCAGAGAGATGTCTTCGACAATTTGGAATGCGTCAGGGTATTCCCCCACCCGCCACTAACTACGACATATTTCATAAATTGACACGACAAGGGCGACCCAATTACGATTGGGATGCATTTCACAAACAGTTTGTGGATATGTGGACTGATAGATATAATTTTGTCATGGGCGGAGAATTTTTCATACCTGGTACACCTGACACCACGTTGGAGTATATTAGTTGGTACCGGCGTATTTCTCATATTTTTGTATCTCCGACGCTGGTACCTACGACTATGGTTGGATATCATCCCATTGATGGAAGATACCGACAATCTTTT GAACAACAATATCAGCAACAAGGTCATGTGTCTATGTCGCAACATCCAACGTGGACACAAAATGAGGGTGAAGCCGGAACTTCTACGACAAATCATCCCAGGTACACACAACATTATGGGGACCTCAGACCTTCGACAACAAATACTACATTCTATACTCCGCCTATGATGTCGAGTTTTAGAGGGTATGATCATGACTTTCACACCACATATGCTGGTAGTTTTACACAACTTCTACAAAGTGACTTTCGACCATTTATGCATGACATACGCCCTCGATTGAATATATCACCGATCCCATTTCAAGAATATTCTGATATACCAATAACTGAGATGTCTGTGAGTACGGTTGGTCCCGGCACAACTCCTGCACAACCACGGACAGAGGGAGATGAGGAGGAGAGGTATGGTCGTGGTCGCAGAACAATTGTAAGACCTAGTTGCGGCACTGGTGGTCATCGTTATCACCGTCATTGA
- the LOC140887960 gene encoding uncharacterized protein, whose protein sequence is MSPHIEEHVYITDDDSLQFMFDSPLLHCFYLYVESSPVSYDVRGCDHESFMPEITQGMNTIDFNEQAQTSAHHIGVDSTQLYSGIDTAGNWDHHIMVPAGEYHGWVHNETLSWDLNPWPSDHHMRRANMLDTIAGNITEVHDPFADSSRNVISSDSELDVASNDGEDDDRANTLREDDTQLMNARQGEGTSSQVPNYGGETHEHNFPRDGHVMREIPQFFNTVYDEQIPDTFGLSSRSRTKFYDPQRPELCVKMVFKNKTELIASVKDFSVRIARREYIVVQSSPTIWKIKCKNFSEGGNCGWGLRASFKQNIGFFMITKYGGEHTCISSQVGIDHHNLDVSMVASTLFGIVRCDPAYEIKYVRESIKGKYGYDISYAKAWQSLKRAVEIVYGTWESSVSLLPKYMGALSNYNPGTIVQWKHLRPNDHPQVLNFVFWAFKPCVDVFSHCRRIISVDGTHLYTKYKHKLLIAVTLDANNQVLPLSFALVDEETYESWHWFLSNVARYVIRGCRGMCLISDRHAGLTSAVQDLPDFRPPCGVHRFCLRHVCSNFNNRFKNIHLKDLCWEAGTQHQIGKFNATMEAIKSKNVAAFNYLSGIPKEKWAFAHDGGWRRGVMTTNMSECINSVLKGARRLPITAIVELTLQRCVQYFIQRRGRSQKMIEKHQPWTDYACEKFEKWSRKSIEHRVVQFDQRDQTASVATGARPGSQHHIQAVKISTRDCTCGKTTIFGIPCSHVICASKWFGLDPSQLVQSWYTLSEYVNTYDDRFYPVHDEQYWEEPTFQLQHNPVRRERRRAGRDRRTRIRNEMDQSSGRERRGR, encoded by the exons ATGTCTCCTCATATCGAAGAGCATGTGTACATCACAGATGATGATAGTCTGCAATTCATGTTTGATTCGCCGTTATTACATTGCTTTTACCTGTATGTTGAATCATCTCCAGTATCTTACGACGTCAGAGGTTGTGATCATGAGTCGTTCATGCCAGAGATAACACAAGGTATGAACACAATAGATTTCAATGAGCAGGCACAAACTTCTGCACATCACATTGGCGTCGATAGTACGCAATTGTATTCTGGAATTGATACAGCTGGCAATTGGGATCACCATATCATGGTTCCAGCAGGAGAATATCATGGATGGGTCCATAACGAAACACTGTCATGGGATTTAAATCCATGGCCTTCGGATCATCATATGAGGAGAGCAAATATGTTGGATACAATCGCAGGAAATATTACAGAGGTGCATGATCCGTTTGCAGACAGTTCTCGCAATGTAATAAGTAGTGATAGTGAGCTTGATGTTGCATCAAATGATGGGGAAGACGATGACCGTGCCAACACACTACGTGAAGATGATACCCAATTGATGAATGCACGTCAAGGCGAGGGCACATCGTCGCAGGTCCCAAACTATGGTGGGGAAACACATGAACATAATTTTCCTCGCGATGGTCATGTTATGCGCGAAATTCCTCAATTTTTCAACACAGTTTATGATGAACAAATTCCCGATACATTTGGGCTATCATCTAGATCTCGGACTAAGTTTTACGATCCTCAGAGGCCGGAACTTTGTGTGAAAATGGTTTTCAAGAACAAAACCGAATTAATAGCATCTGTGAAGGATTTTTCTGTTCGAATTGCGAGACGTGAATATATTGTTGTCCAAAGTTCTCCAACAATATGGAAGATCAAGTGTAAGAACTTTTCTGAAGGTGGCAACTGTGGTTGGGGACTTCGAGCATCATTCAAACAGAATATAGGGTTTTTCATGATAACGAAGTACGGTGGGGAGCATACATGCATTTCTAGCCAAGTGGGTATAGATCACCATAACCTTGACGTAAGTATGGTAGCAAGCACACTTTTTGGAATTGTGCGTTGTGATCCTGCATACGAGATCAAGTATGTCCGAGAGAGTATCAAAGGAAAATATGGGTATGATATATCGTATGCTAAGGCATGGCAGAGTTTGAAGCGAGCAGTGGAGATCGTATATGGTACATGGGAAAGCTCTGTTTCTTTGCTTCCTAAATATATGGGTGCTTTGTCAAATTATAACCCAGGAACTATTGTACAGTGGAAGCATCTTCGGCCAAACGACCATCCCCAAGTTTTGAACTTTGTATTTTGGGCCTTCAAACCGTGTGTAGATGTTTTCTCGCATTGTCGTAGAATAATCAGTGTAGATGGCACACATCTGTACACGAAATACAAGCACAAACTACTCATTGCAGTGACTTTGGATGCTAATAACCAAGTGTTACCTCTGTCATTTGCGTTGGTCGATGAAGAGACTTACGAGTCTTGGCATTGGTTCTTAAGTAATGTTGCACGATATGTTATACGAGGCTGTAGAGGAATGTGTCTTATATCTGATAGGCATGCAGGTTTAACAAGTGCGGTGCAAGATCTCCCTGACTTTAGACCTCCTTGTGGTGTCCATCGTTTTTGTTTGAGACACGTGTGTTCTAATTTCAATAACAGGTTCAAAAACATTCATCTGAAGGATTTATGTTGGGAAGCAGGGACACAACATCAAATAGGAAAATTCAACGCCACAATGGaagcaatcaaatcaaaaaatgTAGCAGCTTTCAATTATTTGTCTGGAATCCCGAAAGAGAAATGGGCATTTGCTCATGATGGTGGATGGAGGCGAGGGGTAATGACGACAAATATGTCTGAGTGTATAAATAGTGTGTTGAAAGGAGCTCGACGACTCCCTATTACCGCAATAGTGGAGTTGACCTTACAGCGATGCGTGCAATATTTCATACAAAGACGTGGCCGAAGTCAAAAAATGATTGAAAAACATCAACCTTGGACTGATTATGCTTGCGAAAAATTTGAGAAGTGGTCGAGAAAGTCAATTGAACATAGGGTTGTACAATTTGACCAAAGGGATCAGACAGCATCCGTTGCAACAGGAGCAAGACCGGGGAGCCAACATCACATACAAGCTGTTAAGATTTCTACTCGTGATTGCACATGTGGGAAGACAACAATATTTGGAATCCCTTGTTCACATGTCATATGCGCATCAAAATGGTTTGGACTAGATCCTTCACAACTTGTACAATCATGGTACACACTTAGCGAATATGTGAACACTTATGATGATCGATTCTACCCTGTACATGATGAACAATATTGGGAAGAACCAACATTCCAATTACAGCACAATCCAGTTCGACGAGAGAGGAGAAGAGCTGGTAGAGATCGTAGGACCCGCATTAGAAATGAAATGGATCAATCTTCTGGCAGAGAGAGACGTGGGAG GTGA
- the LOC140887961 gene encoding uncharacterized protein — translation MPLTHHSLPVCLHRRQASTFLFSAAAAKKFVPFLGMSTSSQQTPAALQDSNEKQEQVTQVLKYHNQTKHSFNNYARGPRGLDWANQPNPFRRYLPADLLPLLHPAENEVNSPSYLTIFNSLPKPEPISKSSISQLFYNSLALSAWKTTGFSTWSLRVNPSSGNLHPTEAYIISPPVDALFDHSFVAHYAPKEHSLEFRAQIPSDFFAEFFPQDSFLIGFSSIFWREAWKYGERAFRYCNHDIGHAAAAVSVAAAGLGWDTRILDGLGCEELKKLMGLTNFADFSIPSSSVRGKMPAIEFEHPDCVLLVFPSGGGEFEVDYEKLSIALSRFANLEWKGKPNTLSEEHLCWDIIYRTAKATEKALITCKGHVSKPVRSSRTISENLYQRFSLSEVVRKRRSAVDMDGVTSMARETFYQILLHCMPSGLGAGGLKQRKQLAFPFRVLPWDSEVHAVLFVHRVVGLPNGLYFLVRNEDHLDEIRTVSRSEFSWVKPDGCPDDLPLYELVQGDCKELSRRLSCHQDIASDGCFSLGMVARLEPNLHDNGAWMYPRLFWETGVLGQVLYLEAHAVGVSATGIGCFFDDPVHEILGLKGLKYQSLYHFTVGSPVLDKRIMSLPAYPGPDVQA, via the exons ATGCCTCTCACACATCACAGCCTCCCAGTTTGCCTCCACCGCCGCCAAGCTTCCACCTTTCTCTTCTCCGCTGCGGCTGCTAAAAAGTTCGTCCCATTTCTCGGCATGTCCACTTCATCCCAGCAAACTCCCGCTGCATTACAGGACAGCAACGAAAAACAAGAGCAAGTTACTCAAGTTTTGAAATACCATAATCAAACGAAGCATTCCTTCAACAACTATGCACGTGGCCCTCGCGGTCTCGACTGGGCTAACCAGCCTAATCCCTTCCGCCGCTACCTGCCCGCTGATCTCCTACCCCTGCTGCACCCCGCTGAGAATGAGGTGAATTCCCCTTCCTATTTGACTATCTTTAATTCTTTACCCAAGCCGGAGCCTATCTCGAAATCTTCCATTTCTCAGCTGTTTTATAATTCCCTAGCATTATCTGCTTGGAAAACGACTGGGTTCTCAACCTGGTCGCTGCGCGTGAATCCTAGCAGCGGCAATTTACATCCTACGGAGGCTTATATCATTTCGCCTCCGgttgatgctttgtttgatCACTCTTTCGTTGCGCATTACGCGCCAAAGGAACATTCTTTGGAATTTAGAGCTCAAATCCCATCTGATTTTTTCGCAGAATTTTTTCCTCAAGATTCTTTTTTGATTGGGTTCTCGTCTATTTTTTGGCGGGAGGCTTGGAAGTATGGAGAGAGGGCGTTTAGATATTGTAATCACGATATTGGGCATGCCGCAGCTGCAGTTTCTGTGGCCGCAGCTGGGCTTGGGTGGGATACAAGGATTTTAGACGGGTTAGGCTGTGAAGAATTGAAAAAGTTGATGGGGCTAACAAACTTTGCGGATTTTAGTATTCCCAGCAGCAGTGTTAGAGGGAAGATGCCAGCTATTGAGTTCGAGCATCCGGATTGCGTTCTGTTGGTTTTTCCAAGTGGTGGAGGTGAGTTTGAGGTGGATTATGAGAAGTTGAGCATCGCTCTATCTAGATTTGCGAATCTCGAGTGGAAGGGGAAGCCGAATACTCTTAGTGAAGAGCACTTGTGTTGGGACATTATTTATAGAACGGCCAAGGCCACAGAGAAGGCACTAATTACCTGTAAAGGACATGTTTCCAAGCCTGTCAGGAGCAGTAGGACAATTAGTGAGAACTTATATCAAAGGTTTAGCTTAAGTGAGGTTGTGAGAAAGCGGAGGAGCGCGGTTGATATGGACGGTGTTACTTCCATGGCAAGAGAAACATTCTATCAGATTTTGTTACATTGCATGCCTTCAGGTTTGGGAGCAGGCGGACTGAAGCAAAGAAAGCAGCTAGCATTCCCATTTCGGGTACTTCCTTGGGATTCTGAGGTTCATGCTGTTTTGTTTGTCCACAGGGTCGTGGGCTTGCCTAATGGTTTGTACTTCTTGGTGAGGAATGAGGACCACTTGGACGAGATTAGGACGGTTTCAAGATCAGAGTTTTCGTGGGTGAAGCCAGATGGCTGCCCCGATGATCTTCCTCTTTATGAACTCGTACAAGGTGATTGTAAGGAACTTTCAAGGAGGCTTTCGTGCCACCAG GACATAGCTAGTGATGGCTGCTTCAGTCTGGGTATGGTGGCTCGTCTTGAACCAAATCTACATGATAATGGGGCTTGGATGTATCCACGGCTTTTCTGGGAAACTGGAGTGCTTGGTCAAGTTCTGTATCTCGAAGCACATGCAGTTGGCGTTTCTGCTACTGGTATAGGTTGCTTCTTTGATGATCCTG TGCATGAGATTCTTGGATTGAAGGGGTTGAAGTATCAAAGTCTCTATCATTTTACAGTTGGGAGCCCTGTGCTTGATAAGCGTATCATGAGCTTACCCGCGTACCCCGGGCCAGACGTCCAAGCTTAA
- the LOC140886330 gene encoding agamous-like MADS-box protein AGL80 yields the protein MPRKRTKFAKISDENERASTFKKRVDSLFKKASELSILCGVYICIIILNPSDGTLITWSSEDEVQQGFSKFLRFPEEERLKKMVLRENFLKRRVDEEAKSLMKLRKENEEKEMEILMDQTMNGASIDELDENQLNGLLLLADDKIKMLENRKDDLEKQQGQLFIEGERNGFVMETDPKPTEATHSFMENEIELPDDLNQVWPSIYFP from the coding sequence ATGCCGAGAAAGAGAACCAAGTTCGCGAAAATATCCGATGAGAATGAGAGAGCATCCACTTTCAAAAAAAGGGTTGATAGTTTGTTTAAAAAAGCCAGTGAACTATCAATACTGTGCGGAGTATACATCTGTATAATCATTCTGAATCCTTCGGATGGAACTTTAATCACGTGGTCATCCGAGGATGAAGTTCAACAAGGATTTTCAAAGTTCTTGAGATTCCCCGAAGAGGAAAGACTCAAGAAAATGGTCCTGCGTGAAAATTTCTTAAAGCGAAGAGTGGATGAGGAGGCTAAAAGTTTAATGAAACTTCGGAAAGAGAATGAGGAAAAGGAAATGGAAATCCTGATGGATCAAACCATGAATGGTGCTAGCATTGATGAACTTGATGAAAACCAGTTGAACGGTCTGCTTTTGTTGGCTGATGACAAGATAAAAATGCTTGAAAACAGGAAAGACGATCTTGAGAAACAGCAAGGGCAACTCTTTATTGAAGGTGAAAGAAATGGTTTTGTCATGGAAACAGACCCTAAACCAACAGAAGCTACTCACTCCTTTATGGAAAATGAGATAGAACTTCCTGATGACCTCAATCAAGTATGGCCATCAATTTATTTTCCTTGA
- the LOC140892711 gene encoding protein NRT1/ PTR FAMILY 7.3-like, which produces MVSILTQCVYMVLWFIFIELEQFVPFQETKDGTTDAYGNPARKGRTGGWKAGMLLLVSEGLAALAFTGVEVNMVLFSKSVLRQSNADAAKNFSTWMGTLNICTLLGAFLSDSYLGRYLTCVVFQGVLVVGLVLFSLSTQIFLLEPKGCGKMGDPCNQPSSEKVAMFYVSVYLLALGSGAIEPALATLGADQFDEEDAEENKSKTTFFSYYYVALNLGSLIAETILAYIQNIGEWVLAFWISTSCGFVALIFLLSGTLRYRHTRPSGNPVSRFSQVVVAFVRKMKVDLPSCGDELYEAHGINEKGDGCRKISHTYDFKYLDKAAVITPSDKILQQSKGQTPNPWHLCTVTQVEEVKCVLRLLPIWFCTIVASIVFVQVLSLFVEQGAAMNTQIFNFHIAPASMTAFDIISTSTFIICYEKVIAPLYVKITKKEPNPPSELQRIGIGMIISIIAMIFAGLVEQYRRKYADEGETSSLSIFWQMPQYVLVGVSEAFIYVAQWEFFASQIPDGLKSIGLGLSMASPALGSFLCSIIVTLVMKITSKNGKPGWIPANLNQGHMDRFFFLSAVLIALDLVLFVACASRFKCIIQEKREGAKETTAMPGLEEGRQKPSSLN; this is translated from the exons ATGGTAAGTATACTGACTCAATGTGTATATATGGTTTTGTGGTTCATCTTTATCGAGCTCGAACAATTTGTTCCATTTCAGGAAACCAAAGACGGGACGACTGATGCGTATGGCAACCCGGCAAGGAAAGGGAGGACTGGTGGATGGAAAGCCGGGATGTTGTTGCTTG TAAGTGAAGGGCTTGCTGCACTTGCATTTACTGGAGTGGAAGTGAACATGGTTCTGTTTTCCAAGTCTGTTTTGAGGCAGTCGAATGCGGACGCAGCCAAGAATTTTAGTACTTGGATGGGAACACTTAACATATGCACGCTGTTGGGTGCATTTCTCAGCGACTCATACTTGGGAAGATACTTGACTTGTGTTGTGTTTCAAGGCGTTCTCGTTGTC GGATTGGTGCTGTTTTCTTTGTCGACTCAAATATTCTTGCTTGAGCCAAAGGGTTGTGGGAAGATGGGAGATCCGTGCAACCAGCCGTCCTCTGAAAAAGTCGCGATGTTCTATGTATCAGTATATTTACTAGCTCTAGGAAGTGGGGCTATAGAGCCAGCACTTGCAACCTTAGGTGCTGATCAATTTGATGAGGAAGATGCCGAAGAAAACAAGTCGAAAACCACTTTTTTTAGCTATTACTACGTTGCATTGAATCTTGGATCCTTGATTGCGGAGACAATATTGGCTTACATTCAAAATATAGGTGAATGGGTGCTGGCATTTTGGATATCAACCTCTTGTGGCTTTGTGGCACTGATTTTCTTGTTGAGTGGAACGTTAAGGTATCGACACACAAGACCTTCTGGCAACCCCGTATCAAGATTCTCTCAGGTGGTGGTTGCTTTTGTGAGAAAAATGAAAGTAGATTTACCATCATGTGGAGATGAGTTGTATGAAGCTCATGGCATCAACGAAAAGGGCGATGGTTGTCGAAAAATATCGCATACCTACGACTTTAA GTACCTTGACAAGGCAGCTGTTATAACTCCATCAGACAAGATCCTGCAGCAAAGTAAAGGCCAGACTCCCAATCCGTGGCATCTTTGCACCGTGACACAAGTCGAGGAAGTAAAATGCGTCCTAAGGCTTCTCCCGATATGGTTCTGCACCATCGTAGCCTCAATAGTATTTGTACAAGTCCTCTCTCTTTTCGTCGAGCAAGGAGCAGCAATGAACACACAGATATTCAATTTCCACATCGCCCCGGCCAGTATGACTGCTTTTGACATTATAAGCACATCGACTTTCATAATCTGCTACGAGAAGGTCATCGCACCATTATACGTCAAGATAACAAAGAAAGAGCCCAACCCTCCCAGCGAGCTGCAAAGAATTGGTATAGGGATGATAATCTCCATCATAGCCATGATATTCGCTGGCCTCGTAGAGCAATATAGACGGAAATACGCCGACGAAGGAGAAACAAGTTCTTTGAGCATCTTCTGGCAGATGCCACAGTATGTGCTCGTGGGAgtgtccgaggcattcatttacGTCGCGCAATGGGAATTCTTCGCGTCTCAAATACCAGACGGGCTGAAAAGCATAGGACTCGGCTTGTCCATGGCTTCTCCAGCTTTAGGTAGTTTCTTGTGCAGCATAATAGTGACTCTAGTGATGAAGATCACATCAAAGAACGGGAAACCGGGTTGGATACCTGCCAATCTGAACCAAGGCCATATGGATCGGTTCTTTTTCTTGTCGGCGGTTCTGATCGCCTTAGATCTCGTGCTGTTCGTAGCATGCGCCAGCCGGTTCAAGTGTATCATACAGGAGAAACGAGAGGGAGCAAAGGAAACAACAGCTATGCCTGGACTCGAGGAAGGGCGACAAAAACCATCTAGTCTAAACTAa